DNA sequence from the Candidatus Eisenbacteria bacterium genome:
CTGCGTCAGGATGTCGCGACGCCGCGCGCCGAGCGCCTTTCGCACGCCGATCTCACGCGTCCGCTCGGTGACCGACACCAGCATGATGTTCATGATCACGATGCCGCCCACCAGCAGGGCGATCGATGCGACCCCGATCGTCACGACGAAGATGCCGCCGGTGAGATTGCGATAGAGATCCATGATGTTGTCCGACGTGATGATTCCGAAATCGTCGGGCGCGCCCGGGCGCAGGTGATGCCGCCCGCGCAGCACGTTTCGGACCTCCTGCTGAGCGACCGGCAACGCGGCCTGATCGATGCTCTTGACCGCGATGTCGACGGTCTGGCGGTCCGCCTTGTACTTGAGGAACGTGCGAACCGGAATCCATACGAAGCGATCCTGATTCTCGCCCAGCACACTGCCCTTCTTCTTGGTGACGCCGATCACCTCGTAGCTCTCTGCGCCGATGCGAACCTGACGTCCCAACGGGTCGAGGTTCTCGAACAGCTCGCTGGCGACCTCGGGCGCGATCACGCACACCAATCGCCGGCGCGAGTCGTCGATGTCCGACAGGTGCCGACCGCGCTCGATCGCGACGTCGTCGACCACCTCGTATCCGGTTCCTCGGCCGCGCACCTGAATGTTGCGGACCACCTTCGCCTTATGGCGTACCGAGTACTGTCCGTTCGTCATCGCGACGACGATCGATGCGTGACGCACCGTGAGTCGCAGCGCCTCGGCGTCCTCGGGGGTGATGTCGGGACGGCCGACCGCGTCCTCCCATGCTTCCTGCGACATGATGAGGCCGTACTTGTCGACGTAGAAGACGTTCGAGCCGGCCGACAGCAGCTTGTCCGAGACATAGCGGTTGAGTCCCTCGACGAACGACACCACCGCGATCACCGACGCGACCCCGATGATGGTCCCGAGCAGCGTCAGGAACGAACGTAGCTTGTTCGCCCGCAACGCGGCCAGAGCGATTCCGACGCTCTCGCGAAGGTTCATGACGCGGAAGCCGCCCGCGGCATCCCGGCCCGCTTCGAGTCGTCGCGGACGTCGCTCTCGATTTTGCCGTCCCGCATGCGCACCACGCGATTCGCATGCGCCGCGACGTCGGCTTCGTGCGTGACGAGGATCACGGTGTTGCCTTCGCGCCAGATCTCGGCAAACGCGGCCATGATCTCTTCGCCGGTCGCGCTGTCGAGATTGCCGGTCGGTTCGTCGGCCAGAATGATGCTGGGACGATTGACCAGCGCGCGCGCGATCGCGACGCGCTGCCGCTGCCCGCCCGACAGTTCGTTCGGGCGATGCTTCATGCGATCCGCGAGCCCGACTCGGGTGAGCGCTTCCTTGGCACGCTTGCGTCGGTCCTCGTGACGCATGCCCGCGTAAACCAGCGGCAGTTCGACGTTGTGCAGCGCATCGGCGCGGGCCAGAAGATTGAAGGTCTGGAAAACAAACCCGATCTCCTGATTCCGGATGCGGGCGAGTTCGTCGTCGCTCATGCTCGCGATTTCGTGGTCCTTGAGTCGATAGGTTCCATGGGTCGGCGTGTCGAGGCAGCCGAGGATGTTCATGAGCGTGGACTTGCCGGAGCCCGAGGGCCCCATGATCGCCACGTACTCGTTCTCGGCGATGTCGAGGTCGACGCCGTTGAGCGCCCGCACCTCTTCGGTCCCGACCTGGTACACCCG
Encoded proteins:
- a CDS encoding FtsX-like permease family protein, producing MNLRESVGIALAALRANKLRSFLTLLGTIIGVASVIAVVSFVEGLNRYVSDKLLSAGSNVFYVDKYGLIMSQEAWEDAVGRPDITPEDAEALRLTVRHASIVVAMTNGQYSVRHKAKVVRNIQVRGRGTGYEVVDDVAIERGRHLSDIDDSRRRLVCVIAPEVASELFENLDPLGRQVRIGAESYEVIGVTKKKGSVLGENQDRFVWIPVRTFLKYKADRQTVDIAVKSIDQAALPVAQQEVRNVLRGRHHLRPGAPDDFGIITSDNIMDLYRNLTGGIFVVTIGVASIALLVGGIVIMNIMLVSVTERTREIGVRKALGARRRDILTQFLVESTTLSLAGGVTGIAIGTGLALLVGAVSPLPAAVSMPAIVMGILLSSAVGIFFGSYPAVRASRLDPIEALRYE
- a CDS encoding ABC transporter ATP-binding protein, which encodes MIQIRDLQRVYQVGTEEVRALNGVDLDIAENEYVAIMGPSGSGKSTLMNILGCLDTPTHGTYRLKDHEIASMSDDELARIRNQEIGFVFQTFNLLARADALHNVELPLVYAGMRHEDRRKRAKEALTRVGLADRMKHRPNELSGGQRQRVAIARALVNRPSIILADEPTGNLDSATGEEIMAAFAEIWREGNTVILVTHEADVAAHANRVVRMRDGKIESDVRDDSKRAGMPRAASAS